The nucleotide sequence GAAGTCAATCAGACCCTTGTTGCGTTCCTGAACACTGCGCGCCGCCTCGTCGATCTGGAAGTCAAACTGAGGTGCATTGCGAACAATATCTTCAGGGCACATTTGACGGATGAATTTATAAACGCGTGGTAGGCGAGTTTTGTCCGTTCCACGCAACGCCAGTTCAGCGTAGATGCGATAAGCTTCTTTGTTACCCAGTTCTCGGTTCACATGGGCCATTTGTGCCAGAATACGCGAAATCAGCAGATGGAAGCCGTGCAGTTTGGCCTGTTCATAGCAGTCCCACAAAAGATCATTCGCCGCTTCCAGCTTGCCGGTTTGCGTGAAGATGTGTGTGCGCAACAAGCGCGACGTCAGCTGCATTTCGGCGTTATCCATTTCAGCCAGAATGGTGTCGAGCTTATTCAGCTGCAGCAGGCTTTGTGCGAATTGGGCCGGTTCAAAAGCGCGAGTCATCGCATTGGTGAACAGGGCGCGCACCAGGGTATCCAGATCGCCAGCTTGAGTGGCTTTGGTGATGGCCGAGTTGATGTAGTCTTCGGACTCTTGCATTTTTCCGTTGGCCAAAAGCCATGAACCGATCAGATTTTCGGCCATGCCCTGAAGGCGCTCGTCCGAAGTGTTGCGGCTTAAAGTCAAAGTCTGATCGATCACGGATTGAGCATCAGAAAGCTCTTCCAGCTCATGACAGCATTGGAAGTACAGACGGGCAGATTCAATCCAGTCTTGAGAAAGTCCGCGGGCTGAAGCCTCCACCATGGCTTCTTCACTCAATAAACGGGCCTCGTGCAGCGCCCCTTTACGGTGCTGCAAACGTGCCAGTTGCAATGAAGTGTTCTGGGTGGAGTTTGACATCAGTATTTAGCCCAGCGTCTTTTTTCTTCGTTGGACAGTTCGTCCATCAACAGTTCTTCGCCTTCATCTTCTTCCGGTAAAGGCATGTTTTTGATTTTTTCATAAACCACCAAACGGCGTTCATGCGGCGTTTGCGGCAGGGAATACGCCACATCCTGAACCAGTTTGTAGTACTCGCCCCAGTCTTTTTTGGCGGCTTCAATTTCAGGTCCCACGCCGGGGCCTTTCATGAAGTAAACGCGGCCACCGATTTCAAGGCAGCTGATCACGTTCCCCAGGGTGTTGCCGATATCTTCAACCGCGCGGGTGATCGCGCCGCGAACAGGATAGACGCAATGTTTGTTGATGTTGCGGCCCAGAATGTCCAGGTTTTGAAGGTTCATCTCGCTGCGGACATGTTTTAGGAATTCTACACGGCGCTGAACGCCTTCACCCAAAAGGATCTGTTGATCCGGGTACATGATTTTAAGTGGAATCCCCGGAAAGCCAGGTCCGGTGCCGACATCCAGCAATGGGAACTGCAGGTCAGTGTATTTCATGATGATGATGCTGTCGATGAAGTGCTTGATGGCCACATCACGCAGCTTCAGCAGGCGAGTGAAGTTCTCTTTTTCCTGATTCAGCATCAAAAGGCGGTAAAAGTGCGCCAGTTGCTGTCTTTGGCTGTGGCTGACCAGATCAAATCCGTGATTGCGAAAGACATCAGCAAGGCGGTCATTGGCCTCATGAATGTCATAGATCGTCTCTGGTTTCTTATGGCGGCCCATGTTGGAGGTCGCTGGAGGTGCAGCAACGCCTTTGGACCCATGACGGGCTTCTTGGCGGGCTTTATACGGGCTGTAGTTAGTCTTGTTCTTATGGGCCATAGCAGTCGGGGGAACATAGGTCCAAAGGCCTTAAACCTCAAGTCTTTTCTGCGCCGTGTGTAAAAGCTAAATGCTTGAAAATACGGGCCTCCAGAGGGATATTGAGAACCTATGTCGACGACCAAACTTGATTCCATCAAAGATAACGCCCTGGCGGCCTTTAAAGCGGCCCCCAGCTCCAAAGACCTCTATGATCTGAAAGTTCAGTACCTGGGTAAAAGCGGGTCCCTGACTGAAATCATGAAAGAAATGGCTTCTTTGCCAAAAGAGGAAAAGCCTCTGTTTGGTAAAAAAGTGAATGAAGTGAAGCAGCTTCTGGAAGCCGCTTACACCGAAGCAGAAGACGCTCTAAAAAAGAAAGAGATCTCTGCAAAAATGGCGGCTGAGGAAATCGACATGACTTTGCCGGCGTTCTCCCAACCAAAGGGGACGGCGCACCCGGTGAATATCGTGGTGGAAGAGATCTTCACCGTGATGTCCCGCTTGGGTTACAGCATCCGCACGGGTCCGATGATCGAGAAGGACTACTATAACTTTGAAGCCCTGAACATTCCGGCGGATCACCCGGCGCGTGACATGGCCGACACCTTCTTCGTCGACAAAACCCACGTTTTAAGAACACACACGTCTCCGATTCAAATCCATTCTTTGGAAAATGAAGAGCTTCCATTGCGTGTGATCGGGACGGGTCCGGTGTTCCGTTGTGACAGCGATATTTCTCACTTGCCGAACTTCCATCAGATTGAAGCTTTGTGCGTGGATGAGAAAATCTCCATGGCGGACCTGAAGGGCACCATCAGCTTCTTCGTGCGTGAGTTCTTCGGTCCGGGTCTGAAAACCCGTTTCCGTCCAAGCTATTTCCCGTTCACCGAACCGTCTGCGGAAGTGGATTGTTCTTGCCCGATCTGTAAAGGCAAAGGCTGTTCTTTGTGCAAACAAAGCGGCTGGATTGAAATCGGCGGTTGCGGTTTGGTGAACCCAAAGGTGTTCCAGGCCGCAAAAATTGAATATCCTAAATGGCAGGGCTTTGCCTTCGGCTTTGGTGTTGAGCGCATGGCCATCATCAAGTACGGCATTGAAGACATCCGCTTGTTCCCTGAAAACGACGTAAGATTCTTAAGGCAGTTTGTAAAATGAAGATCAGTTTAAAATGGCTCCATGATTATGTTGATGTGACCGAATTCTTCCAAAAGCCGGAAGTGCTGGCGGAAGCTTTGACCCGTGGCGGTTTGGAGGTTGAAGAAATCACCAATCGCGCGAAAGATTTCAATCACGTGGTGATTGGTCACATTCTTGAAAAAGACAAACACCCGAATGCTGACAAGCTTTCTTTGTGCCGTGTTTCCACCGGCGAGGGCGTGGTTCATCAGATCGTGTGTGGCGCACAAAACCACAAAGCGGGGGACCGAGTGATCGTGGCGTTGCCCGGGGCAGTATTGCCAGGCAACTTCGCGATTAAAAAATCTGCCGTGCGCGGTGTGGATTCTGCGGGGATGCTGTGCTCTTTGAAAGAGC is from Bdellovibrio bacteriovorus str. Tiberius and encodes:
- a CDS encoding winged helix-turn-helix domain-containing protein; translation: MSNSTQNTSLQLARLQHRKGALHEARLLSEEAMVEASARGLSQDWIESARLYFQCCHELEELSDAQSVIDQTLTLSRNTSDERLQGMAENLIGSWLLANGKMQESEDYINSAITKATQAGDLDTLVRALFTNAMTRAFEPAQFAQSLLQLNKLDTILAEMDNAEMQLTSRLLRTHIFTQTGKLEAANDLLWDCYEQAKLHGFHLLISRILAQMAHVNRELGNKEAYRIYAELALRGTDKTRLPRVYKFIRQMCPEDIVRNAPQFDFQIDEAARSVQERNKGLIDFRNQHILFDLALLFIKKAGTRYSKEDLIEIIWQQAYDPELHDNLIYVSIKRLRALLEPDMESPRYILRDRKGYYFNPQSSVHFRQSEEATL
- a CDS encoding 16S rRNA (guanine(527)-N(7))-methyltransferase RsmG; its protein translation is MAHKNKTNYSPYKARQEARHGSKGVAAPPATSNMGRHKKPETIYDIHEANDRLADVFRNHGFDLVSHSQRQQLAHFYRLLMLNQEKENFTRLLKLRDVAIKHFIDSIIIMKYTDLQFPLLDVGTGPGFPGIPLKIMYPDQQILLGEGVQRRVEFLKHVRSEMNLQNLDILGRNINKHCVYPVRGAITRAVEDIGNTLGNVISCLEIGGRVYFMKGPGVGPEIEAAKKDWGEYYKLVQDVAYSLPQTPHERRLVVYEKIKNMPLPEEDEGEELLMDELSNEEKRRWAKY
- the pheS gene encoding phenylalanine--tRNA ligase subunit alpha, yielding MSTTKLDSIKDNALAAFKAAPSSKDLYDLKVQYLGKSGSLTEIMKEMASLPKEEKPLFGKKVNEVKQLLEAAYTEAEDALKKKEISAKMAAEEIDMTLPAFSQPKGTAHPVNIVVEEIFTVMSRLGYSIRTGPMIEKDYYNFEALNIPADHPARDMADTFFVDKTHVLRTHTSPIQIHSLENEELPLRVIGTGPVFRCDSDISHLPNFHQIEALCVDEKISMADLKGTISFFVREFFGPGLKTRFRPSYFPFTEPSAEVDCSCPICKGKGCSLCKQSGWIEIGGCGLVNPKVFQAAKIEYPKWQGFAFGFGVERMAIIKYGIEDIRLFPENDVRFLRQFVK